In one Lycium barbarum isolate Lr01 chromosome 7, ASM1917538v2, whole genome shotgun sequence genomic region, the following are encoded:
- the LOC132602551 gene encoding probable carboxylesterase 2 encodes MATSNAELDYEFLPYLRVYKNGHVERLLGTDSIPPGTDSQTEVTSKDISNIIPDSEVYVRIYLPKISNNSENEKFPLVIYFHGGGFCMFTPSSSHYHNYLNALVSESRVIAVSVHYRRPPEYPVPIAYEDSWQALQWVFSHCNGDGPEPWLNERANFTRVFLSGDSAGANIAHNVAMAAGSVEPGLMVDILGVALVHPYFWGSDPIGSESLYPDKKVHLDRMWPFACPSSPDNNDPRINPVAEGAPGLMTLGCRRVLICVAEKDILKDRGWAYYHALGRSGWMGVVEIRETQQEDHVFHLNDLNYQKAQDLIKDLAHFFNREMPHFL; translated from the coding sequence ATGGCTACAAGCAATGCAGAGCTTGATTATGAGTTCCTACCATATCTTAGAGTTTACAAAAATGGTCATGTTGAGAGACTTTTGGGAACTGATTCAATTCCACCAGGTACTGATTCTCAAACTGAAGTTACATCAAAAGACATTTCAAATATAATCCCTGATTCTGAAGTTTATGTTCGTATTTATCTCCCAAAAATTTCCAATAACTCTGAAAACGAAAAATTTCCACTTGTTATTTATTTCCATGGTGGAGGATTTTGTATGTTCACTCCATCTTCGTCACACTATCATAATTACCTCAATGCCCTCGTGTCCGAATCGCGAGTTATCGCGGTTTCCGTTCATTATAGAAGACCCCCTGAATATCCTGTTCCTATTGCATATGAAGATTCATGGCAAGCACTACAATGGGTTTTTTCCCATTGTAATGGCGACGGCCCCGAGCCGTGGCTGAATGAACGCGCCAATTTCACGCGTGTTTTCCTCTCTGGCGATAGCGCGGGAGCTAACATAGCGCATAATGTGGCTATGGCTGCGGGAAGTGTTGAGCCGGGGCTTATGGTTGATATTCTTGGTGTTGCTTTAGTCCACCCGTATTTTTGGGGGTCAGATCCAATTGGGTCAGAGAGCTTGTACCCGGATAAGAAGGTGCACTTGGATCGAATGTGGCCATTCGCGTGTCCCTCGAGTCCGGATAATAATGACCCGAGGATTAACCCTGTGGCGGAAGGTGCACCAGGTTTAATGACCCTAGGATGTCGGAGAGTCTTAATTTGTGTGGCGGAAAAAGATATTTTGAAGGATAGAGGGTGGGCCTATTATCACGCATTGGGCCGGAGCGGGTGGATGGGTGTGGTTGAGATCCGAGAAACACAACAGGAGGACCATGTATTTCATTTGAATGATTTGAACTATCAAAAGGCTCAAGATTTGATTAAGGATTTGGCTCATTTCTTCAACAGGGAAATGCCTCATTTTCTCTAG